From a region of the Streptomyces venezuelae genome:
- a CDS encoding nitroreductase/quinone reductase family protein, whose protein sequence is MSSFNQTVIEEFRANAGQVGGPFEGSELILLTTTGARSGKPHTVPLGFARADGARQELFVVASAAGADRHPAWYHNLLARPLVEVETGTETYEAVAVPAQGARRDELFAWIVRAEPGYGEYQAGTRRVIPVVALQRTHEVPSQEGGIAGKLLDVHGWLRAQLALVRELAREEPQAPQGAAAASLGLQLRQHCLAFCHSLEFHHRSEDAGLFPYLEQQHPHMREFFRRIGAEHRVIARLQEELVRALDAPGAGFSERVERMSRELEAHLDGEEAQLLPVLRALEA, encoded by the coding sequence GTGTCATCTTTCAATCAGACCGTCATCGAAGAGTTCAGGGCGAACGCCGGCCAGGTCGGCGGGCCCTTCGAAGGTTCCGAGCTGATCCTGCTCACCACCACCGGCGCCAGGTCCGGGAAGCCGCACACCGTCCCGCTCGGGTTCGCCCGCGCGGACGGCGCGCGGCAGGAACTGTTCGTCGTCGCGTCCGCCGCCGGGGCCGACCGGCATCCCGCCTGGTACCACAATCTGCTCGCGCGGCCCCTCGTGGAGGTCGAGACCGGGACGGAGACGTACGAGGCCGTCGCCGTCCCCGCCCAAGGGGCGCGGCGGGACGAGCTGTTCGCGTGGATCGTCCGCGCGGAGCCCGGGTACGGGGAGTACCAGGCGGGCACCCGGCGGGTGATCCCCGTCGTGGCGCTCCAGCGCACGCACGAGGTCCCGTCCCAGGAGGGCGGGATCGCCGGGAAGCTGCTCGACGTGCACGGCTGGCTGCGGGCGCAGCTGGCTCTCGTACGGGAACTCGCGCGCGAGGAGCCACAGGCGCCGCAGGGCGCCGCGGCGGCGTCGCTCGGGCTGCAACTGCGCCAGCACTGCCTCGCGTTCTGCCATTCGCTGGAGTTCCACCACCGGAGCGAGGACGCCGGCCTCTTCCCGTACCTGGAGCAACAGCATCCGCACATGCGGGAGTTCTTCCGCCGGATCGGCGCCGAGCACCGTGTCATCGCCCGGCTCCAGGAGGAGCTGGTGCGGGCCCTGGACGCGCCCGGCGCCGGGTTCAGCGAGCGGGTGGAACGGATGAGCCGGGAGCTGGAAGCCCATCTCGACGGCGAGGAGGCACAGTTGCTGCCGGTGCTGCGGGCCCTGGAAGCGTGA
- a CDS encoding WXG100 family type VII secretion target: MGDEGKILDIKTADLKATAPVFHDQSEALGTALGTLRASLAKAGAAWGDDGPGKEFHAKYGPIVARIEESADILKEGLASIHTAMTDMADGHIENDALVGAMFRKVAPAPHGGSDGPGQQR, encoded by the coding sequence GTGGGCGACGAGGGAAAGATCCTTGACATCAAGACGGCGGATCTGAAGGCGACAGCGCCGGTGTTCCACGATCAGAGCGAGGCTCTCGGCACCGCCCTGGGCACGCTTCGTGCGTCGCTGGCGAAAGCGGGGGCTGCCTGGGGAGACGACGGTCCGGGCAAGGAGTTCCACGCCAAGTATGGGCCGATCGTTGCTCGGATCGAGGAGTCTGCCGACATCCTCAAGGAGGGCCTGGCGAGCATCCACACGGCGATGACCGACATGGCTGACGGCCACATAGAAAACGATGCCCTGGTCGGGGCCATGTTCCGCAAGGTCGCCCCTGCACCTCACGGGGGATCAGACGGCCCGGGGCAGCAGCGGTGA
- a CDS encoding contact-dependent growth inhibition system immunity protein — translation MTPSNDRFRELRDLLRSYTVTGYAFDDTEDRRGVALSAYLRQAAIEPARAAEAAAEIDDLLETGLFNDEIADDVDLLPHIHPPRGKTVESCLAVIGGHLRQFLAEPEIPSQSPPQTSWEWRERFPGLRHLLAAYFHQDFSLEYSSHTEALDDYLSDASETDLRQLAGEIREFLILNESDQMLEESAATLGLGVLPPKGVRLRRWLADVREIVLHRTQG, via the coding sequence GTGACACCGTCGAACGATCGTTTCCGTGAGCTGCGCGATCTCCTGCGCTCTTATACAGTGACTGGCTACGCCTTCGATGATACGGAGGACCGTCGCGGAGTTGCGCTCAGTGCCTATCTCAGGCAAGCAGCGATTGAGCCCGCGCGCGCAGCCGAGGCGGCAGCCGAAATCGACGATCTCCTCGAGACCGGCCTGTTCAACGATGAGATCGCGGATGACGTCGACCTCTTGCCTCACATTCACCCTCCCCGCGGGAAGACCGTGGAAAGCTGTCTTGCCGTCATCGGCGGGCACCTCCGGCAGTTCCTCGCAGAGCCGGAAATTCCCTCCCAGTCGCCCCCTCAAACCTCATGGGAATGGAGAGAGCGTTTTCCCGGACTCCGGCACCTGTTGGCGGCATACTTCCATCAGGATTTCTCGCTGGAGTATTCTTCGCACACCGAGGCTCTGGACGACTACCTTTCAGATGCTTCGGAGACTGACCTCCGACAGTTGGCGGGCGAGATCCGTGAATTCCTGATCCTCAACGAATCGGATCAGATGCTCGAAGAGTCGGCGGCGACGCTGGGGCTTGGCGTTCTCCCGCCTAAGGGTGTGCGGCTGCGTCGATGGTTGGCGGATGTGCGGGAGATTGTTCTTCACCGAACCCAAGGATGA
- a CDS encoding RNase A-like domain-containing protein — protein sequence MSTGDKVREIVTDVTGIEWPAADVGKLRAIANAWRTFADDMEDVAAAANKAAQTLIHNNTGEAISAFADPFWARYYRDKKGWLQDLVDGPRSLAAGIDQYADAVADAKKKLDRELEIAGAVIVAGTALAFFTLGATEVAAAAATATIVELAATVGVALTTEVATIAGTVFATAAIAGIESVTVDLAVAQPLKIAAGLQTGFNLDEAQDAGVYGGLAGGAFGGAGKAFQLAREGGGWTSLLGGVRLPGYTPEFALPSGLAVEAGDLGMLLRDGEPNAWPRSKRKGPVNPKYRADIAGDEGINGSHTIERHVTMTTRDLRARLRANPKMPAASRYIDEASAQRFTDEAMLKNQKKISEWLASPKGQKMDFTEEFDEATGLSLTRENFKRGTAAQWVNGVQVVLKRDPSAANGYRILTSYPIP from the coding sequence GTGAGTACTGGCGACAAGGTCCGGGAGATCGTCACCGACGTCACCGGAATCGAGTGGCCCGCCGCTGACGTCGGCAAGCTTCGCGCCATCGCGAACGCCTGGCGGACGTTCGCCGACGACATGGAAGACGTCGCGGCAGCCGCCAACAAAGCCGCTCAGACACTGATTCACAACAACACCGGTGAGGCCATCTCGGCGTTCGCCGACCCCTTCTGGGCCCGCTACTACCGCGACAAGAAGGGGTGGCTCCAGGACCTCGTCGACGGGCCCCGTTCCTTGGCGGCCGGGATCGACCAGTACGCCGATGCCGTGGCTGATGCAAAGAAGAAACTCGACCGCGAACTGGAAATCGCGGGCGCCGTCATCGTCGCCGGTACAGCCCTGGCGTTCTTCACCCTCGGCGCCACCGAGGTCGCCGCAGCGGCGGCCACCGCCACCATCGTCGAGCTCGCCGCGACCGTGGGCGTGGCCCTCACCACCGAGGTCGCCACCATCGCCGGCACCGTCTTCGCGACCGCTGCCATTGCAGGCATCGAATCCGTCACCGTCGACCTCGCCGTCGCACAACCGCTCAAGATAGCCGCGGGGCTGCAGACCGGCTTCAACCTCGACGAGGCACAGGATGCCGGAGTCTACGGAGGCCTAGCCGGCGGAGCCTTCGGCGGAGCGGGGAAGGCGTTCCAGCTCGCGCGGGAGGGTGGTGGATGGACCAGTCTCCTGGGAGGTGTCCGTCTGCCGGGCTACACCCCGGAGTTCGCGCTTCCCAGCGGACTTGCCGTCGAGGCGGGCGATCTTGGCATGCTCCTCCGCGACGGAGAGCCGAACGCCTGGCCTCGCAGCAAGCGCAAGGGACCCGTCAATCCCAAGTACCGTGCGGATATCGCGGGGGACGAAGGAATCAACGGCTCGCATACCATCGAGCGGCACGTGACGATGACGACACGCGACCTGCGTGCGCGTCTGCGGGCCAACCCCAAAATGCCTGCGGCATCCAGATACATAGATGAGGCTTCGGCTCAGAGATTCACTGATGAGGCGATGCTGAAAAACCAGAAAAAAATCAGCGAATGGCTCGCTAGCCCCAAAGGGCAGAAGATGGACTTTACTGAGGAATTCGATGAGGCAACCGGCCTGAGTTTGACTCGGGAGAACTTTAAACGCGGAACCGCTGCGCAATGGGTGAACGGAGTGCAAGTGGTTCTTAAGCGCGACCCGTCCGCTGCGAACGGCTACCGAATCCTCACTTCATATCCCATTCCATAG
- a CDS encoding 4'-phosphopantetheinyl transferase family protein: MTTPAGLGSVVLQLDRPVGVQAMPVLGEALVRFVDAAAQAPYAERLAPDVLDAAERQRADRFVRPQDRGSYLVAHVALRLLLGALLDTEPRDLVMGRDACPECGGPGGRPVLVGGRAHFSLSHSRDAVFVACASTSVGVDVEALPAPRVVAQSGEFFHPDESAELAALPEAGRPAAFARLWARKEAHLKGTGAGLGHEGHRNYLGTGPAADAIRPHWSLTDLPAPEGYAAALALRAPSAHWR; encoded by the coding sequence ATGACCACTCCCGCCGGCCTCGGTTCCGTCGTACTGCAGCTCGACCGGCCGGTCGGGGTGCAGGCGATGCCTGTCCTCGGCGAGGCGCTGGTGCGGTTCGTGGACGCGGCGGCGCAGGCCCCGTACGCGGAGCGCCTCGCCCCCGACGTGCTCGACGCGGCCGAGCGGCAGCGCGCCGACCGGTTCGTGCGCCCCCAGGACCGGGGGTCCTATCTGGTCGCGCACGTGGCGCTGCGGCTGCTGCTGGGCGCCCTGCTCGACACCGAGCCGCGTGATCTGGTGATGGGCCGCGACGCCTGCCCCGAGTGCGGCGGGCCTGGCGGGCGGCCGGTGCTCGTGGGCGGCCGCGCCCACTTCTCCCTGTCGCACAGCCGCGACGCGGTCTTCGTGGCCTGCGCGTCCACCTCGGTCGGGGTGGACGTGGAGGCCCTGCCCGCGCCGCGGGTGGTGGCGCAGAGCGGGGAGTTCTTCCACCCCGACGAGAGCGCCGAACTGGCCGCGCTCCCCGAGGCCGGGCGCCCAGCGGCGTTCGCCCGTCTGTGGGCGCGCAAGGAGGCCCATCTCAAGGGCACCGGCGCGGGACTGGGACACGAGGGCCACCGGAACTACCTGGGTACGGGACCGGCCGCCGATGCCATCCGCCCGCACTGGTCCCTCACCGACCTGCCGGCCCCCGAGGGCTACGCCGCCGCGCTCGCGCTGCGCGCCCCCTCGGCACACTGGCGCTGA
- a CDS encoding ABC transporter permease, translated as MLKTALRNVLAHKARLLMTVLAVTLGVAFVSGTLVFADSSTAAHRAALSKDYADIAVTVTPKDPPPGAADTAGSPGSTTDAGPNKSNGSNGSNGSTEGAGSGASGGDRHATVLDDVLVRKLAGLPGVAAVRPSADGLATLNASDGSPLRTDRIWAHRAAAYVPGADGKDGRHPLTEGRAPRDGGEIAVDSGTAAAGRLRIGEEITLATDGPAMTKRLVGIVTTRDTRVTAGGTLVLFDQATAQQLFASPGRYTSIDLSAVPGTDAAELARRVTALLPADRAEATTGAAQAAQQAVLVDTLTRGNEKLSLVFAGVALFIGSFLIVNTFTMLVARRTREIALLRAIGATRRQVVRSLLWEAVLLGLTASALGFLLGLAIASVLPEILSTSGESLPRGPLVIGPLPVAAALAVGVGVTVLAAWLPSRKAARIAPVEAMRAAEQPPTATSSRVRGAAGTLLLALGAGLLLSLAGAKDASEENLRSAMSGCALLVIAVIVLAPLLAVPVLRLSGRLTRRLGIAGHLAHRNALRDPRRTAATASALMVSTALVAGLSVIGHSTGQALDRQAAAGLSADYVISTHTSSAGVDPAAVQRVTTTPGVRTATAVADSTLFVGGGVREISGVDPAAAPSVMKLDFVSGSLKDLGPGRIALSHTLARANGVRTGDRIDARIGGPGQDLAPYTVVGVYEDNPTAHDALGARTEVQQKSLDPGSVQRVLVRADGGADGRATKDRLRTATGNNPLLRVQDRSELVQEASGSLGTLLTLTYGLLAIGGVIAALGIMNTLAMSVSDRTREIGVLRAVGMDRAGIRRMVRLESLAVAAFGTLLGLAAGLFGAWTVGALTNGALKGYSLALPWDTLLLVCLVSLTTGAVAAALPARHASSLSPLEAVAES; from the coding sequence ATGCTGAAAACAGCCCTGCGCAACGTCCTCGCGCACAAGGCCCGGCTGCTGATGACGGTGCTCGCCGTCACCCTCGGCGTCGCCTTCGTCTCCGGCACCCTCGTCTTCGCGGACTCCTCGACCGCGGCCCACCGGGCCGCCCTGTCGAAGGACTACGCCGACATTGCGGTCACGGTGACCCCGAAGGACCCGCCGCCCGGCGCGGCGGACACGGCCGGGTCACCCGGGTCCACCACGGACGCCGGGCCCAACAAATCCAACGGGTCCAACGGGTCCAACGGGTCCACCGAAGGCGCCGGATCAGGCGCGTCCGGCGGGGACCGGCACGCCACCGTGCTCGACGACGTGCTCGTCCGCAAGCTGGCCGGGCTGCCCGGCGTCGCGGCCGTACGGCCGTCCGCGGACGGCCTGGCCACCCTGAACGCCTCGGACGGCTCCCCACTGCGCACCGACAGGATCTGGGCGCACCGGGCAGCCGCCTACGTCCCCGGCGCCGACGGCAAGGACGGCCGCCACCCGCTGACCGAGGGCCGCGCCCCCCGCGACGGCGGGGAGATCGCCGTGGACAGCGGCACCGCCGCCGCCGGCCGGCTGCGCATCGGCGAGGAGATCACCCTGGCCACGGACGGCCCGGCCATGACGAAGCGGCTCGTCGGCATCGTCACGACCCGGGACACCCGGGTGACCGCCGGCGGCACGCTCGTCCTCTTCGACCAGGCCACCGCACAGCAGCTGTTCGCCTCCCCGGGCCGCTACACCTCGATCGACCTGTCCGCCGTACCCGGCACCGACGCGGCCGAACTCGCCCGCCGCGTCACCGCCCTGCTCCCCGCCGACCGGGCCGAGGCCACCACCGGCGCCGCCCAGGCCGCCCAGCAGGCCGTCCTCGTCGACACGCTCACCCGCGGCAACGAGAAGCTGTCGCTGGTCTTCGCCGGAGTCGCCCTCTTCATCGGGTCGTTCCTGATCGTCAACACGTTCACCATGCTCGTCGCCCGGCGCACCCGCGAGATCGCCCTGCTGCGTGCGATCGGTGCCACGCGCCGCCAGGTCGTACGCTCCCTGCTCTGGGAAGCCGTCCTCCTCGGCCTCACCGCCTCGGCCCTCGGCTTCCTGCTCGGCCTCGCCATCGCCTCCGTCCTGCCGGAGATCCTCAGCACCTCCGGGGAGTCGCTGCCCCGCGGCCCCCTGGTGATCGGCCCGCTCCCCGTGGCGGCCGCGCTCGCCGTCGGGGTGGGCGTCACCGTGCTCGCCGCGTGGCTGCCGTCCCGCAAGGCCGCGCGGATCGCACCGGTCGAGGCCATGCGCGCGGCCGAACAGCCGCCCACCGCCACCTCGTCCCGGGTCCGCGGCGCGGCCGGTACCCTCCTGCTCGCCCTCGGTGCCGGGCTGCTGCTGTCGCTGGCCGGAGCCAAGGACGCCTCCGAGGAGAACCTGCGCAGCGCGATGTCCGGCTGCGCCCTGCTCGTCATCGCCGTGATCGTGCTGGCTCCGCTGCTCGCCGTCCCCGTACTCCGGCTGAGCGGCCGGCTGACCCGCCGCCTGGGAATCGCCGGCCACCTCGCCCACCGCAACGCCCTGCGCGACCCCCGGCGTACGGCCGCCACCGCCTCCGCCCTGATGGTCAGCACGGCACTGGTCGCCGGGCTGTCCGTCATCGGCCACTCCACCGGGCAGGCCCTCGACCGCCAGGCGGCGGCCGGCCTCAGCGCCGACTACGTGATCAGCACCCACACCTCGTCGGCCGGCGTCGACCCGGCCGCCGTACAGCGGGTGACCACCACCCCCGGTGTGCGGACGGCGACCGCCGTCGCCGACTCCACCCTCTTCGTCGGCGGTGGCGTCCGCGAGATCTCCGGGGTCGACCCGGCCGCCGCACCGTCCGTCATGAAGCTCGACTTCGTCAGCGGCTCCCTCAAGGACCTCGGGCCCGGCCGCATCGCCCTCTCCCACACCCTCGCCCGCGCGAACGGCGTACGGACCGGCGACCGGATCGACGCCCGGATCGGCGGCCCCGGCCAGGACCTCGCCCCGTACACGGTCGTCGGCGTCTACGAGGACAACCCCACCGCCCACGACGCGCTGGGCGCCCGCACCGAGGTCCAGCAGAAGAGCCTCGACCCCGGCTCCGTCCAGCGCGTCCTCGTCCGCGCGGACGGCGGCGCCGACGGCCGCGCCACGAAGGACCGCCTGCGTACCGCCACGGGCAACAACCCGCTGCTCCGGGTCCAGGACCGGAGCGAACTCGTCCAGGAGGCCTCCGGTTCCCTGGGCACCCTGCTGACCCTGACGTACGGTCTGCTCGCCATCGGCGGCGTGATCGCCGCCCTCGGCATCATGAACACCCTGGCCATGTCGGTGTCGGACCGCACCCGGGAGATCGGCGTCCTGCGCGCCGTCGGGATGGACCGCGCCGGAATCCGCCGGATGGTCCGCCTCGAATCCCTGGCCGTGGCCGCGTTCGGCACCCTGCTGGGCCTGGCGGCCGGCCTGTTCGGGGCCTGGACCGTCGGCGCCCTGACCAACGGCGCGCTGAAGGGCTACTCCCTGGCCCTTCCCTGGGACACGCTCCTGCTCGTCTGCCTGGTCTCCCTCACCACGGGCGCGGTGGCGGCCGCCCTCCCGGCCCGCCACGCGTCGTCGCTGAGCCCGTTGGAGGCGGTCGCCGAGTCGTAG
- a CDS encoding ATP-binding protein, which translates to MNDTQRDERLRPHARLPAWTSTLTWKATVFITLMCCGLAALLGCLVHGAMTRQTVGTAREKALTRLDRTTEAYETGARPPRGEGIDPSGLPPELRALAVGGTRGTAVGTYRGRPVMWAAGPAAHGTAIAVSVDFRASERTIAELDRAILGSSALAIAGTLLIGAFVVTRITRRLHLTAQVARRISAGDLDARVDDSTRGKDEVAAVSRALDTMASSLQGKLEAEQRFTADVAHELRTPLTGLNAAAELLPPGRPAELVRDRVRAMRSLTEDLLEISRLETRSERLELDSHDLADLAARAIRASGTDTALEVRGSRGPLRVETDRRRLERILDNLLANAHRHGAAPVTLAVEGRSLTVTDSGPGYPGYLLTTGPQRFRTEGTNKGHGLGLTIAAGQARALGATLAFRNREEGGAEARVTLPGPAAPAATVPPRRRDGLPAPGSSVPPAR; encoded by the coding sequence ATGAACGACACGCAGCGCGACGAGCGGCTGCGGCCGCACGCGCGGCTGCCGGCCTGGACCTCGACCCTCACCTGGAAGGCCACGGTCTTCATCACCCTCATGTGCTGCGGACTCGCGGCACTGCTGGGCTGCCTCGTGCACGGCGCCATGACCCGCCAGACCGTCGGCACGGCCCGCGAGAAGGCGCTGACCCGCCTGGACCGGACCACCGAGGCCTACGAGACCGGCGCACGCCCACCGCGCGGCGAAGGCATCGACCCGTCCGGCCTGCCCCCGGAGCTGCGCGCCCTGGCGGTCGGCGGCACGCGCGGCACGGCCGTCGGCACGTACCGGGGCCGGCCCGTGATGTGGGCGGCCGGACCCGCCGCCCACGGCACCGCGATCGCCGTCTCCGTGGACTTCCGCGCGAGCGAGCGGACCATCGCCGAACTGGACCGGGCCATCCTCGGCTCCTCGGCACTCGCCATCGCGGGCACCCTCCTCATCGGCGCGTTCGTCGTCACCCGGATCACCCGGCGGCTGCACCTGACCGCACAGGTGGCCCGCCGGATCAGCGCCGGCGACCTCGACGCGCGCGTCGACGACAGCACGCGCGGCAAGGACGAGGTGGCGGCGGTCTCCCGGGCCCTGGACACCATGGCCTCGTCGCTGCAGGGCAAGCTCGAAGCGGAGCAGCGGTTCACGGCGGACGTCGCACATGAGCTCCGCACCCCGCTCACCGGCCTGAACGCGGCCGCCGAGCTCCTGCCGCCGGGCCGCCCCGCCGAGCTCGTACGGGACCGGGTGCGGGCCATGCGCTCGCTGACCGAGGACCTCCTGGAGATCTCGCGGCTGGAGACGCGCAGCGAGCGCCTGGAGCTGGACTCGCACGACCTGGCCGACCTGGCGGCGCGCGCGATCCGCGCCTCCGGCACCGACACGGCCCTGGAGGTGCGCGGCTCCCGCGGACCCCTGCGGGTGGAGACGGACCGGCGGCGCCTGGAGCGGATCCTGGACAACCTCCTGGCCAACGCGCACCGCCACGGTGCCGCCCCGGTCACCCTCGCGGTCGAGGGCCGGAGCCTGACCGTGACGGACTCGGGTCCCGGCTATCCCGGGTACCTGCTGACCACCGGCCCGCAGCGGTTCCGTACGGAGGGCACGAACAAGGGCCACGGGCTGGGTCTGACCATCGCGGCCGGCCAGGCCAGGGCCCTCGGCGCCACCCTTGCCTTCCGCAACCGGGAGGAGGGCGGCGCCGAGGCCCGCGTCACGCTTCCAGGGCCCGCAGCACCGGCAGCAACTGTGCCTCCTCGCCGTCGAGATGGGCTTCCAGCTCCCGGCTCATCCGTTCCACCCGCTCGCTGA